A genomic window from Massilia sp. METH4 includes:
- a CDS encoding alkaline phosphatase — MNRKSLLIASLSMTLLAACGNDSGNASTTFTPTPAPGVDVPQPKNVIFFLGDGMGMTTMTAARIYSVGEDGELTMDTLPETAFVKTFSNDAQVTDSAPSMAAYMTGVKMNNEVISMSQDTRAVDPVTDAAGNRLGNNCGTNNGTPATTLLELAKAQGLGTGVVSTARVTHATPAATYAHICHRDLENDIAAALVPGGTGYNSALGSTGLDVILGGGSQFFKPVKDGGRRADGRDLVAELRAKNYAWAGTGTELNAIDGTRTDKLLGLFTSSHMSYDLDRDPAKEPSLADMTTKAMDVLARNGKGYFLMVEAGRIDHALHETTAKKALQDTVAFDEAIKAAIAKARAKDPELKNTLIVVTADHDHTLVLNGYARRTGKTAAGNAGVLGVVKNYVTGEVDKDLDGAPYSIIGFGNGENRVQASRAGQAALDDNATSANTYHQEAAIRMGVGGETHGGTDVFLGAIGKGADTFTGTIDNTKVFTLVKNAAGL, encoded by the coding sequence ATGAACCGCAAGTCCCTCCTGATCGCCAGCCTGTCGATGACGCTGCTGGCCGCCTGTGGCAACGACAGCGGCAACGCGTCCACCACGTTCACGCCCACCCCGGCGCCGGGCGTCGACGTGCCGCAACCGAAGAACGTGATCTTCTTCCTGGGCGACGGCATGGGCATGACCACGATGACCGCGGCACGCATCTATTCGGTCGGCGAGGATGGCGAGCTGACGATGGATACGCTGCCGGAAACGGCCTTCGTGAAGACGTTCTCGAACGACGCGCAGGTGACCGACAGCGCGCCGTCGATGGCCGCCTACATGACCGGCGTAAAGATGAACAACGAGGTCATCTCCATGTCGCAGGACACCAGGGCCGTGGACCCGGTGACTGACGCGGCAGGCAACCGGCTGGGCAACAACTGCGGCACGAACAACGGCACGCCGGCCACCACGCTGCTGGAACTGGCCAAGGCGCAGGGCCTGGGCACGGGCGTCGTCTCGACCGCGCGCGTCACGCACGCCACGCCGGCCGCGACCTATGCGCACATCTGCCATCGCGACCTGGAAAACGACATCGCCGCCGCCCTGGTGCCGGGCGGCACGGGCTACAACAGCGCGCTCGGTTCGACCGGCCTGGATGTGATCCTGGGTGGCGGCAGCCAGTTCTTCAAGCCCGTCAAGGATGGCGGCCGGCGCGCGGACGGGCGCGACCTGGTCGCCGAGCTGCGCGCGAAGAACTACGCGTGGGCCGGCACCGGCACCGAACTCAATGCCATCGACGGGACCAGGACCGACAAGCTGCTCGGCCTGTTCACGTCCAGCCACATGAGCTACGACCTGGACCGCGATCCGGCGAAGGAGCCCAGCCTGGCGGACATGACGACCAAGGCCATGGACGTGCTGGCCCGCAATGGCAAGGGCTACTTCCTGATGGTGGAGGCGGGCCGCATCGACCATGCGCTGCATGAAACCACGGCAAAGAAGGCGTTGCAGGACACCGTGGCCTTCGACGAGGCCATCAAGGCGGCGATCGCCAAGGCCAGGGCGAAGGACCCGGAACTGAAGAACACGCTGATCGTCGTCACGGCCGACCATGACCACACCCTCGTGCTGAACGGCTACGCCAGGCGGACCGGCAAGACCGCCGCCGGCAATGCCGGCGTGCTGGGCGTGGTGAAGAACTACGTGACGGGCGAAGTGGACAAGGACCTCGACGGCGCGCCGTACTCCATCATCGGCTTCGGCAACGGCGAGAACCGCGTGCAGGCCAGCCGTGCCGGCCAGGCGGCGCTGGACGACAACGCCACCAGCGCCAACACCTACCACCAGGAAGCGGCGATCCGCATGGGCGTGGGCGGCGAGACGCACGGCGGTACCGACGTGTTCCTGGGCGCGATCGGCAAGGGTGCGGACACGTTCACCGGCACCATCGACAACACGAAGGTGTTCACCCTGGTGAAGAACGCCGCCGGCCTGTAA